A stretch of the Uranotaenia lowii strain MFRU-FL chromosome 3, ASM2978415v1, whole genome shotgun sequence genome encodes the following:
- the LOC129750659 gene encoding protein sprouty produces MDRRNGGDPLAPPRPPKSLPRVHRPRAPEPTIMSAAAVAANSNSNSNSNFNSANTTISTTTNRSLNNNNNNNVPQLSPKPRNLSSSSSPACIVSSNISSSTPPPPLPPAPQIVPFTALHTRSSSNSSSSNSSSHHLLHQSTHHHSPSSNNNNNISGSNNLAQPASTFSRRRPPAALPPSISVPSILAPTSVDTTASNTTTPAATSPVTLAAPRPENERLTNEYVDTPFSRLSPGSNRQRFPANVVGSPTATRTTAATGTGTPSIPIISGSGGLQQQQQQNRQQLSVSQSNNRLHSPSTNSSSNSTAVSTIGKPIGSTATTTTLHSSSRNFNNNTINTRPNQLSLGQTATPATVPSPPRVPGSPTLQSAATLPITKQPVSNSTTTFSKDSSAHELDIDLHPASNGDLLNSITCPTCKKCRCEECQRPRQLPSRWLCDNTCLCSAETIIDYASCLCCVKALYYHCSKDHELERDSDTISCADDPCSCLPHKRTTRWGCLGALSLALPCLWCYWPMRGCVAVCAKCYAKHSRHGCRCQSSQNGSSLAGSILSGAGLGGGGNDGNNGGSPLGGGASDHHLHGSNISSKFSTVNSTSPFGGKGHHHHHHHHHHHSHNHNDLTPEKRLLDSSPEY; encoded by the coding sequence ATGGATCGCAGAAATGGCGGCGATCCTTTGGCGCCTCCTCGGCCCCCTAAGTCTCTGCCCCGTGTTCATCGTCCAAGGGCTCCCGAGCCGACCATAATGAGCGCCGCCGCCGTCGCTGCCAACAGTAatagtaacagtaacagtaacttCAACAGCGCTAATACGACGATCAGTACGACTACGAATCGAAgtctcaacaacaacaacaacaacaacgtaCCGCAACTATCACCAAAACCTAGGAATCTAAGCTCTTCAAGTTCCCCTGCATGTATCGTTAGTAGCAATATTAGTTCTTCTACTCCACCACCACCGTTGCCACCTGCCCCGCAAATCGTACCATTCACGGCGCTACACACGCGAAGCAGTAGCAATAGCAGCAGTAGCAACAGCAGCAGTCATCATCTCCTTCACCAGAGTACTCACCATCATTCTCCTAGtagtaataataacaataatattaGCGGTAGTAATAACCTAGCACAGCCAGCAAGTACCTTCTCGCGACGACGACCACCGGCAGCTTTACCCCCGTCAATCTCGGTACCGAGCATTTTGGCCCCAACTAGTGTAGATACGACCGCGTCGAATACCACGACACCGGCCGCTACATCCCCAGTCACCCTGGCTGCACCTAGACCAGAGAACGAAAGGCTTACTAACGAGTATGTCGATACACCGTTTAGTAGACTGTCGCCTGGATCGAACCGTCAGCGGTTTCCGGCGAATGTTGTTGGATCCCCGACGGCCACCAGGACGACGGCGGCAACCGGAACCGGAACGCCGTCCATCCCCATCATCAGTGGCAGTGGTGGActgcagcaacaacaacaacaaaatcgacAACAACTATCAGTATCGCAAAGTAATAATCGGTTACATTCTCCTAGCACTAACAGTAGTAGCAATAGTACGGCGGTGTCGACAATTGGCAAGCCAATCGGATCAACAGCGACGACCACCACGCTGCATAGCAGCAgtagaaattttaacaataataCTATCAATACTAGGCCAAATCAATTATCGCTGGGACAGACGGCGACACCGGCGACCGTTCCGAGCCCTCCCCGGGTTCCCGGATCACCAACGCTGCAGTCGGCGGCAACATTGCCCATTACTAAGCAACCAGTATCAAACAGCACCACCACCTTTAGTAAAGACTCGTCAGCGCACGAGCTGGATATCGACTTGCATCCCGCCTCGAATGGTGATCTACTTAACTCCATCACCTGTCCGACGTGTAAAAAGTGCCGATGCGAAGAGTGCCAGCGGCCCCGGCAACTCCCATCCCGGTGGCTTTGCGATAATACCTGTCTCTGCAGTGCGGAAACCATTATCGACTACGCCTCGTGCCTGTGCTGTGTCAAAGCCCTGTACTACCACTGCTCGAAGGACCACGAGCTGGAACGGGACAGTGATACGATATCCTGCGCCGACGATCCCTGTTCCTGTTTGCCGCATAAGCGAACGACCCGATGGGGCTGCCTGGGGGCACTGTCCCTGGCACTGCCCTGCCTGTGGTGTTACTGGCCGATGCGTGGTTGCGTTGCGGTTTGTGCCAAATGCTACGCTAAACATTCCCGACACGGTTGCCGCTGCCAGTCGTCCCAGAATGGCAGCAGCCTCGCCGGTAGTATTCTCAGTGGAGCTGGCCTCGGTGGCGGTGGCAACGATGGCAACAATGGTGGCTCCCCGCTGGGTGGTGGTGCCTCGGATCATCATCTGCACGGGAGCAACATCAGCAGTAAATTCTCCACCGTCAACAGTACCAGCCCTTTCGGAGGCAAAGgacaccaccaccaccaccatcatcatcatcatcatagtCATAACCATAACGATCTTACGCCCGAAAAGCGTCTGCTCGACTCCAGTCCAGAATACTGA